The following proteins are encoded in a genomic region of Streptomyces gobiensis:
- a CDS encoding glycoside hydrolase family 3 protein, producing the protein MTKTPAARPRTLTAPDGTAFRDLNGNGVMEPYENPRLPVGERVADLLRRMTLEEKTGLLFQTMITINADGSLVEPEPGAPDDDPMCASTSAMVTGKLMNHFNLFGAAAPRRMAEWNNRLQDLAATTRLGIPVTISTDPRHGFVDNLAASVHTEGFSLWPEPPGLAAIGDEELVRRHADIVRREYLAVGIRLALHPMADLATEPRWPRVLGTFGSDAEVAARMVGAYIRGLQGEILGTSSISAMTKHFPGAGPQLGGEDAHFPYGREQVYPGDNFDYHLIPFEAAFAAGTSQIMPYYAMPVGTPYEEIGFGFNKGIITGLLREKYGFDGIVCTDWGLVTDAQIFGAPFPARAWGAEELDRLTRVERIIDAGADQLGGEAAPELIVELVRSGRVTTERIDASVARLLREKFILGLFDNPYVDPDAAARICGNREFTAAGLAAQSRSITILKDRPQDAPTPVLPLASGIRVYVQGIDPGIAGQYATVVATPEEADVALVRVAAPCDERTEGIETFFRAGRLHFTEDELRPVLDTAAAVPTVVDIFLDRPAVIPEIAEHSAVLVANYGASDTALLDVLFGRAEAEGRLPFELSRSTESVAAGHEDVPNDSGDPLFPYGHGLRLTSLTQR; encoded by the coding sequence ATGACCAAGACCCCGGCGGCCCGGCCGCGCACGCTCACCGCCCCCGACGGCACCGCCTTCCGTGACCTGAACGGCAACGGCGTCATGGAGCCCTACGAGAACCCCCGACTGCCGGTCGGCGAGCGCGTCGCCGACCTCCTGCGGCGCATGACGCTGGAAGAGAAAACGGGTCTGCTCTTCCAAACCATGATCACCATCAACGCCGATGGCTCCCTGGTCGAGCCGGAGCCGGGAGCCCCGGACGACGACCCGATGTGTGCCTCCACCTCCGCCATGGTGACGGGCAAGCTCATGAACCACTTCAACCTGTTCGGAGCCGCCGCCCCGCGCCGCATGGCCGAGTGGAACAACCGCCTGCAGGACCTGGCCGCAACGACCCGCCTGGGCATTCCGGTGACCATCTCGACCGATCCCCGCCACGGCTTCGTGGACAACCTGGCCGCCAGCGTGCACACCGAAGGCTTCTCACTCTGGCCCGAACCACCGGGCCTGGCCGCCATCGGCGACGAGGAACTCGTGCGCCGGCACGCCGACATCGTCCGCCGCGAATATCTCGCCGTCGGTATCCGCCTGGCCCTTCATCCCATGGCCGATCTGGCCACCGAGCCCCGCTGGCCGCGCGTGCTGGGCACCTTCGGCTCCGACGCCGAAGTAGCCGCCCGCATGGTCGGCGCGTACATCCGCGGCCTCCAGGGCGAGATCCTCGGGACCAGCAGCATCTCGGCGATGACCAAGCACTTCCCCGGCGCCGGCCCACAGCTGGGGGGCGAGGACGCCCACTTCCCCTACGGCCGCGAACAGGTCTACCCCGGCGATAACTTCGACTATCACCTGATCCCCTTCGAAGCCGCGTTCGCGGCGGGGACCTCGCAGATCATGCCCTACTACGCCATGCCCGTCGGCACGCCCTACGAAGAGATCGGCTTCGGCTTCAACAAGGGAATCATCACCGGGCTGCTGCGGGAGAAATACGGCTTCGACGGCATCGTCTGCACCGACTGGGGCCTGGTCACCGACGCGCAGATCTTCGGGGCGCCCTTCCCCGCACGCGCCTGGGGAGCCGAGGAACTGGACCGGCTCACCCGCGTGGAACGCATCATCGACGCCGGCGCCGACCAGCTCGGCGGCGAGGCGGCGCCCGAGCTCATCGTGGAACTCGTACGCAGCGGCAGGGTGACGACCGAGCGCATCGACGCCTCGGTGGCACGCCTGCTGCGGGAGAAGTTCATCCTCGGTCTGTTCGACAATCCGTATGTGGACCCCGACGCCGCCGCACGGATCTGCGGCAACCGCGAGTTCACCGCGGCCGGACTCGCCGCGCAGAGCCGCTCGATCACCATCCTCAAGGACCGCCCTCAGGACGCGCCGACGCCCGTGCTGCCCCTCGCGTCCGGCATTCGGGTCTATGTCCAGGGCATCGATCCCGGTATCGCCGGGCAGTACGCCACCGTGGTGGCCACCCCCGAGGAGGCCGATGTCGCGCTGGTCCGCGTCGCCGCACCCTGCGACGAGCGGACCGAGGGCATCGAGACCTTCTTCCGTGCCGGCCGGCTCCACTTCACCGAGGACGAACTGCGCCCCGTCCTCGATACAGCCGCGGCCGTCCCCACCGTGGTCGACATCTTCCTCGACCGTCCCGCGGTCATACCGGAGATCGCTGAGCATTCGGCGGTGCTGGTGGCCAACTACGGTGCCTCGGACACCGCGTTGCTGGACGTGCTCTTCGGCCGGGCGGAGGCCGAAGGGCGTCTGCCCTTTGAACTCTCCCGTTCGACAGAGAGCGTCGCCGCCGGTCATGAGGACGTGCCCAACGACTCGGGTGACCCCCTCTTCCCCTACGGCCACGGCCTGCGTCTGACATCACTCACTCAGCGCTGA
- a CDS encoding LacI family DNA-binding transcriptional regulator translates to MVKDPTAPASITSADVARLAGVSRATVSFVLNDTQSHRVSASTRARVLAAAEQLGYVPHAAARSLRAGHSNLVLMPTSVSAIGRLLSGWLDDLHSELERHGYTTVLHAGRFPDPVTAARAWAELRPAAVFVLESDGFTAQAGDVLRRAGVRGLLAFAARPVEGVHTIALDHSRIGAVAMEHLISRGRRSIGVVMPRERGLDVFAQPRLAGAQGVAARSMATVTAVEMAYTQESAVELAKRWSSLGLDGVFAYNDEYAALLLHALQDEGISVPDEVAIVGSDDLVLSAVQRPSLTTISLDLPSPAHIADTLHELIERGAAPAVPGMEPVLVHRQSS, encoded by the coding sequence ATGGTCAAAGATCCAACCGCCCCGGCGTCGATCACCAGCGCGGACGTGGCCCGCCTGGCAGGGGTGTCACGGGCCACCGTGTCCTTCGTGCTCAACGACACCCAGTCGCACCGGGTCAGCGCGAGTACGCGTGCGCGCGTGCTGGCCGCGGCCGAACAGTTGGGTTACGTCCCGCACGCCGCCGCCCGGTCTCTGCGAGCCGGCCACAGCAACCTGGTGCTGATGCCCACATCCGTCTCGGCGATCGGCCGTCTGCTCAGCGGCTGGCTGGACGATCTGCACAGCGAGCTTGAGCGCCACGGATACACCACCGTGCTGCATGCCGGCCGGTTCCCCGACCCGGTCACCGCCGCCCGGGCCTGGGCCGAGCTCCGGCCCGCGGCGGTGTTTGTCCTGGAGAGCGATGGCTTCACCGCGCAGGCGGGCGATGTCCTGCGGCGTGCGGGTGTCCGTGGCCTGCTTGCCTTCGCCGCCCGGCCGGTGGAGGGCGTCCACACCATCGCACTCGACCACTCACGCATCGGCGCGGTCGCCATGGAACACCTCATCTCCCGTGGGCGGCGCAGCATCGGCGTGGTCATGCCGCGAGAGCGCGGCCTCGATGTTTTTGCCCAGCCGCGTCTGGCCGGCGCGCAGGGTGTCGCCGCACGCAGCATGGCGACCGTCACCGCGGTGGAGATGGCGTACACCCAGGAGTCCGCTGTTGAGTTGGCCAAGCGCTGGTCGAGCCTGGGCCTGGACGGGGTATTCGCCTACAACGACGAGTACGCGGCCCTGCTGCTGCACGCGCTTCAGGACGAGGGCATCTCCGTCCCGGACGAGGTGGCCATTGTCGGCTCTGATGACCTTGTGCTGTCCGCTGTGCAGCGGCCCTCGCTCACGACCATCAGTCTGGACCTGCCCTCCCCCGCACACATCGCTGACACCCTGCACGAGTTGATCGAGCGTGGCGCAGCGCCCGCGGTGCCCGGTATGGAACCCGTTCTCGTCCACCGGCAGTCCTCTTGA
- a CDS encoding carboxylesterase/lipase family protein gives MAVTQGRVPPTVELTAGRLRGDTEGGVAVFKGVPYAAPPVGALRWRPAQTHAGWSGTRDATAAGPSAPQMFMEGGDPVLGGHGFPPFDEDCLTLNVWTPAVDAAKRPVMVWIHGGGFVSGSGSLPNYSGETFARNGDLVVVTINYRIGPLGYLCFGEEGGGEAATGNLWLTDQLAALRWVYDNIAHFGGDPHSVTVAGQSGGAISTAALAGHPEAQGLFQRAILQSPPFGLDIPTRAKYLQRTAAYLEITGAKDLDELRGLPWSRLTEAAGELFGHTMRWGYWPTPFLPVRDDITLLRHPADTLLHGAATDIDVLIGWTREEANFGFALDKGYAAATRDQVINRIADTFKADAVDVYAAYERTRPGARPADVLMDLITDELFRVPSLELAESRAALGRPVWAYQFDFPTPALGGRLAAAHCLELPFVFDNFDNWSHAPFLEGIESTARDGLAQAMHRAWISFVRTGDPNHHALPIWERYDGKTRATMRFDSVTTTVSDLAGHSRRLHHRASKQA, from the coding sequence ATGGCCGTTACGCAAGGTCGGGTCCCGCCCACCGTGGAGCTGACCGCCGGTCGGCTGCGAGGTGACACTGAGGGCGGTGTCGCCGTGTTTAAGGGAGTGCCCTACGCCGCACCCCCGGTCGGTGCACTGAGGTGGCGCCCGGCGCAGACCCACGCGGGCTGGAGCGGCACGCGGGACGCGACCGCCGCCGGGCCGAGTGCACCGCAGATGTTCATGGAGGGCGGCGACCCCGTACTCGGCGGCCACGGCTTCCCGCCCTTCGACGAAGACTGTCTGACGCTCAATGTGTGGACACCGGCCGTCGACGCCGCCAAGCGGCCGGTGATGGTCTGGATCCATGGCGGTGGCTTCGTCTCCGGGTCCGGCTCGCTCCCCAACTACTCCGGTGAGACCTTCGCTCGCAACGGTGACCTGGTCGTCGTCACCATCAACTACCGCATCGGCCCGCTCGGTTACCTCTGCTTCGGTGAAGAAGGCGGCGGGGAAGCGGCAACAGGAAACCTCTGGCTCACCGACCAGCTCGCGGCGCTGCGCTGGGTATACGACAACATCGCGCACTTTGGCGGAGATCCGCACAGCGTTACGGTCGCCGGCCAGTCGGGCGGCGCCATATCCACCGCGGCGCTGGCCGGGCACCCCGAAGCCCAAGGGCTGTTCCAGCGCGCCATCCTGCAGAGCCCGCCCTTCGGCCTGGACATCCCGACCCGCGCCAAGTATCTCCAGCGGACCGCCGCCTATCTGGAGATCACCGGCGCGAAGGACCTCGATGAACTCCGCGGCCTGCCCTGGTCACGGTTGACCGAGGCGGCCGGAGAGCTGTTCGGCCACACCATGCGATGGGGTTACTGGCCCACACCGTTCCTCCCGGTACGCGACGACATCACGCTGCTCCGCCACCCCGCCGACACACTCCTCCACGGCGCCGCGACCGATATAGACGTCCTGATCGGCTGGACCCGTGAGGAAGCCAACTTCGGCTTCGCCCTGGACAAGGGATACGCGGCGGCGACCAGGGATCAAGTGATCAACAGGATCGCGGACACCTTCAAGGCCGATGCCGTCGACGTGTACGCCGCGTACGAGCGGACCCGGCCCGGCGCCCGGCCCGCGGACGTGCTCATGGACCTGATCACGGATGAACTGTTCCGCGTGCCCAGCCTGGAGCTGGCCGAGTCCCGGGCAGCTCTCGGACGTCCGGTCTGGGCCTACCAGTTTGACTTCCCCACACCTGCGCTGGGCGGCAGGCTCGCCGCCGCCCACTGCCTGGAACTGCCCTTCGTCTTCGACAACTTCGACAACTGGTCGCACGCACCCTTCCTCGAAGGAATCGAGTCCACCGCCCGGGACGGCCTTGCACAGGCCATGCACCGGGCATGGATCTCCTTCGTCCGCACCGGCGATCCCAACCACCATGCCCTGCCGATCTGGGAGCGGTACGACGGGAAGACCCGCGCCACCATGCGCTTCGACTCCGTCACCACCACCGTCAGCGACCTCGCCGGGCATTCACGCCGACTGCACCACCGGGCATCCAAGCAGGCATAG
- a CDS encoding phosphatase PAP2 family protein — translation MLPLGLVFVLATAVLALVVHARPERPPFQDLDERWLLWMGGPHDGLYAAMAAILNWVGGPPGAVVPVALLIFFITRKRWWSLLYLLTTYLAGNVLVVLALKHLVDRPRPENPLVRVDHGSFPSGHVAGTALLVVIVGALLIPAARRRAWWLFGTLITLAMMWSRSWLHAHWLSDTLAGAMVGAGTALVLWWVFAHRLTREGSRPTTSSEATPPAD, via the coding sequence CCGCTGTGCTGGCCCTCGTCGTCCATGCCCGTCCCGAGCGACCGCCCTTCCAAGACCTGGACGAGCGCTGGCTGCTCTGGATGGGAGGCCCGCACGACGGTCTCTACGCGGCCATGGCCGCCATACTCAACTGGGTCGGCGGGCCTCCCGGAGCGGTGGTTCCCGTCGCCCTGCTGATCTTCTTCATCACGCGGAAGCGCTGGTGGTCTCTGCTCTACCTGCTCACCACATACCTGGCGGGGAACGTGCTCGTCGTACTGGCCCTCAAGCACCTTGTCGACCGGCCTCGCCCGGAGAACCCACTGGTCCGGGTGGACCACGGCTCCTTCCCCTCCGGACACGTTGCCGGAACGGCGCTCCTCGTGGTGATCGTCGGCGCTCTGCTCATTCCGGCAGCGCGCCGACGGGCCTGGTGGCTGTTCGGCACGCTGATCACCTTGGCGATGATGTGGAGCCGAAGCTGGCTCCATGCGCACTGGCTCAGCGACACGCTGGCGGGCGCCATGGTCGGCGCGGGCACCGCGCTAGTTCTGTGGTGGGTCTTCGCTCACCGGCTGACGAGAGAAGGCAGCCGACCGACAACATCGTCCGAGGCCACGCCCCCTGCGGACTAA